In Microbulbifer celer, a single window of DNA contains:
- a CDS encoding ABC transporter ATP-binding protein, producing the protein MATLALNSLAIGDLKNIHLQVAAGEIVCLSGASGSGKSRLLRAIADLDLHTGNVHLGDTNQNDMPGHRWRSAVMMVPAESAWWHETVGEHFPERSKDALQQLGLDADAFDWEVTRLSSGEKQRLALARALARKPAALLLDEPTANLDKDSTERVENWLRDIIEEQQLPTLWVAHHEDQIARVADRHFHIVDNGIEQQEMTG; encoded by the coding sequence TTGGCAACACTGGCACTCAACAGCCTCGCCATTGGCGACCTGAAAAATATCCACCTGCAAGTGGCGGCAGGAGAAATCGTATGCCTGTCGGGCGCGTCCGGCTCCGGCAAAAGCCGCCTGCTGCGCGCCATTGCCGACCTGGATCTGCATACCGGCAACGTGCACCTCGGGGATACCAACCAGAACGATATGCCGGGCCATCGCTGGCGCAGCGCGGTGATGATGGTGCCGGCGGAAAGTGCCTGGTGGCACGAGACCGTGGGTGAACACTTTCCCGAGCGCTCAAAGGATGCCTTGCAGCAACTCGGCCTGGACGCGGACGCGTTCGACTGGGAGGTAACCCGTCTCTCGTCCGGGGAAAAGCAGCGCCTCGCGCTGGCCCGCGCGCTCGCCCGCAAACCGGCAGCCCTGTTGCTGGATGAGCCCACGGCAAACCTGGACAAAGACAGTACCGAGCGGGTGGAAAACTGGCTACGGGATATCATTGAAGAGCAACAACTCCCCACTCTCTGGGTCGCCCACCACGAAGACCAGATCGCACGTGTGGCTGACCGTCACTTTCACATTGTGGATAACGGGATCGAACAACAGGAGATGACAGGGTGA
- a CDS encoding DUF2214 family protein gives MPALFAFLHHLAFLAMTAVLTMQLILLGQNFSLQNARKIRIADRILGLSAVLLLVVGFLRVFFFEKGASYYFQNGAFHAKLTLFVIAALLSIYPTIQFLRWGKTLKQGEVPEIGDRKRRWMRIIVHAELTAIIGMALCAALMAKGIGYFG, from the coding sequence ATGCCCGCACTCTTCGCCTTCCTGCACCACTTGGCCTTCCTGGCCATGACGGCTGTCCTCACCATGCAACTGATTCTGCTAGGGCAAAATTTCAGCCTGCAAAATGCCCGCAAGATCCGTATCGCCGACCGTATTCTGGGTCTATCTGCAGTGCTGCTCCTGGTGGTCGGTTTTTTGCGCGTGTTTTTCTTTGAGAAAGGCGCGAGCTACTACTTTCAAAACGGGGCATTTCACGCGAAGTTGACCCTGTTTGTCATCGCCGCACTGCTCTCCATTTATCCCACCATCCAATTTCTACGCTGGGGCAAAACCCTCAAACAGGGAGAGGTGCCGGAAATTGGCGATCGCAAACGCCGCTGGATGCGTATCATTGTGCACGCCGAGCTCACGGCCATTATCGGCATGGCCCTGTGCGCCGCGCTGATGGCCAAGGGCATCGGTTATTTTGGCTAA
- a CDS encoding ABC transporter permease: MNVIELSWWQLALAALLVIALAACTFFARLGVGKSLLIAGARTAIQLALVGLVLEALFSVGSLHWVALMGVGMLLLAGREVVARQKYHLRGGWSFGIGTLSMFISAFAVTVLTLVAVISPTPWYTPQYAIPLLGMLLGNTMTGVALSLDRLTESAQRSRNIIENRLMLGDTAQQALSEFRRDAMRAGLTPIINAMAAAGIVSLPGMMTGQILAGTSPALAVKYQILIMFTIAAGTGFGTFAAVALCARRLFDGRERLRLDRLTAP, translated from the coding sequence GTGAACGTCATCGAACTCTCCTGGTGGCAACTGGCACTGGCGGCATTGCTGGTCATCGCCCTGGCTGCATGTACCTTCTTCGCGCGCCTGGGTGTGGGCAAAAGTCTGTTGATTGCCGGCGCCCGTACCGCAATTCAACTCGCCCTCGTCGGCCTGGTCCTGGAAGCCCTGTTTTCCGTCGGCAGCCTGCACTGGGTGGCGTTGATGGGCGTCGGTATGCTGCTGCTCGCCGGACGCGAAGTGGTCGCGCGGCAGAAATACCATCTGCGCGGCGGTTGGAGTTTTGGCATCGGCACCCTGTCGATGTTTATCTCCGCCTTTGCCGTCACCGTGCTTACCCTGGTGGCGGTGATCAGCCCCACACCCTGGTACACGCCGCAATACGCCATTCCCCTGCTGGGCATGCTGCTGGGCAATACCATGACCGGCGTCGCCCTGTCCCTGGACCGGCTGACAGAGAGCGCCCAGCGTTCCCGCAACATTATTGAAAACCGGCTGATGCTGGGAGACACCGCGCAGCAGGCCCTGAGCGAGTTCCGCCGCGACGCCATGCGCGCAGGCCTCACCCCGATCATCAACGCCATGGCCGCCGCGGGCATCGTCTCCCTGCCGGGCATGATGACCGGCCAGATACTCGCCGGCACATCACCGGCGCTGGCGGTGAAATATCAGATACTGATCATGTTCACCATCGCCGCCGGTACCGGCTTTGGCACCTTTGCCGCGGTGGCGTTGTGCGCGCGACGACTATTCGACGGGCGCGAGCGGCTGCGGCTGGACCGGTTGACGGCTCCCTGA